From a single Methanobrevibacter sp. genomic region:
- a CDS encoding glutathione peroxidase, whose translation MSIYDFEVKDTAGNMVSLKDFEGQVLLIVNSATKCGFTPQYNELTQIFNEFKDEGFTILDFPCNQFGQQAPGTGEEIAESCRVDFLVQYPIFEKIEVNGENEEPLYAYLKSEQGFKGFTGEKAELMDGILKQIDEDYMNNPNIKWNFTKFLVDREGNVVQRFEPTESLDDVKARIEELL comes from the coding sequence ATGTCAATTTATGATTTTGAAGTAAAGGACACTGCAGGAAATATGGTATCCTTAAAGGATTTTGAGGGACAAGTATTGTTAATTGTTAATTCAGCAACCAAATGTGGGTTCACTCCACAGTATAATGAATTGACTCAAATCTTCAATGAATTTAAGGATGAGGGATTCACCATCTTGGATTTTCCATGCAATCAATTTGGCCAGCAGGCTCCTGGAACTGGAGAGGAAATTGCTGAAAGCTGCCGTGTTGACTTTTTAGTTCAATACCCAATCTTTGAAAAGATTGAAGTGAATGGTGAAAATGAAGAGCCTTTATATGCCTATCTTAAAAGTGAACAGGGATTCAAAGGATTTACAGGTGAAAAAGCCGAATTGATGGATGGCATATTAAAACAGATTGATGAGGATTATATGAATAATCCAAACATCAAATGGAATTTCACTAAATTCTTGGTTGACCGTGAAGGAAATGTAGTCCAAAGATTCGAACCTACTGAAAGTTTGGATGATGTAAAGGCAAGAATTGAAGAATTATTATAA
- a CDS encoding flavodoxin, with protein MSVLVAYYSRSNVTKKLAEAIARETGADIEEIVSKVNYDGKIGYMRGGKDAISEKIIDLEALEFDPSDYDLVYLGVPVWAGKAANPMISYIKQNEGKFNDVKFFVTAGGSGFEGTFAQMEKYVGKAPLKTLALTTKEVKRDEFSEELSSFIE; from the coding sequence ATGAGTGTTTTAGTCGCTTATTATTCAAGATCAAACGTTACAAAGAAATTGGCGGAAGCTATTGCAAGAGAAACTGGTGCGGATATTGAAGAAATCGTATCCAAAGTCAATTATGATGGTAAAATAGGTTATATGCGTGGTGGAAAGGATGCCATTTCAGAAAAGATCATTGATTTGGAAGCTTTGGAATTCGACCCTTCAGATTATGACTTGGTTTATTTGGGCGTTCCTGTATGGGCAGGAAAGGCTGCAAACCCTATGATTTCATATATTAAACAGAATGAAGGCAAGTTCAATGATGTGAAATTCTTTGTGACTGCCGGGGGTTCTGGATTTGAGGGCACTTTTGCACAAATGGAAAAGTATGTTGGTAAGGCTCCCTTAAAGACATTGGCACTTACTACAAAGGAAGTAAAACGTGATGAATTCAGTGAGGAACTCTCTTCATTTATAGAATAA
- a CDS encoding arsenate reductase family protein, with translation MLFIYYPKCSTCRKAKKWLDENGFEYDEQHIVEDNPDYDQLKALYEKSGLPLKRFFNTSGGIYREMQLKDKLTDMSEEEQLNLLASEGMLVKRPIIETESICLTGFRQKEWEEKLK, from the coding sequence ATGTTATTTATTTACTATCCGAAATGCAGCACATGCAGAAAGGCCAAGAAATGGTTGGATGAAAACGGATTCGAATACGACGAGCAGCATATCGTTGAAGACAATCCTGACTACGACCAATTGAAGGCATTATATGAGAAAAGCGGACTTCCCCTCAAGAGGTTCTTCAATACCAGTGGCGGAATTTACAGGGAGATGCAATTAAAAGACAAGTTGACCGACATGAGTGAAGAAGAGCAATTGAATCTTTTAGCTAGTGAAGGCATGCTTGTAAAGCGTCCAATAATAGAGACTGAATCTATCTGCCTTACTGGATTTAGGCAAAAAGAGTGGGAAGAGAAGTTAAAGTAA
- a CDS encoding aminotransferase class I/II-fold pyridoxal phosphate-dependent enzyme, with protein MKYNFESIIDRKNTNSLKWDLFDDEYPMWVADMDFYASPLIYESVSRKAKHGVYAYSFVNEEVFDSYINWWKRYGLSMKKEELLFATGVMPLITSIIRAFSDEGDNVLIQTPVYHDFFYVIENNNRNVVENQLIYNPDSEDVETAYAIDFDDLEEKFKNPKTKLMLLCNPHNPIGRIWDKETLEKIAILAKENES; from the coding sequence ATGAAATACAATTTTGAATCTATTATTGATAGGAAAAACACCAATTCACTGAAATGGGATTTGTTTGATGATGAATATCCAATGTGGGTTGCAGATATGGATTTCTATGCCTCTCCACTCATTTATGAATCAGTCAGTAGAAAAGCCAAGCATGGAGTTTATGCTTATTCCTTTGTAAATGAGGAGGTATTTGATTCCTATATCAATTGGTGGAAAAGATATGGTCTTTCAATGAAAAAGGAGGAATTACTGTTTGCAACTGGAGTAATGCCTTTAATAACAAGCATTATTCGTGCCTTTTCAGATGAGGGGGATAATGTCTTAATCCAAACACCAGTTTATCATGATTTCTTTTATGTGATTGAGAATAATAATAGAAACGTGGTGGAAAATCAATTGATTTACAATCCTGACTCTGAAGATGTGGAAACCGCTTATGCAATTGATTTTGATGACTTGGAAGAGAAATTCAAAAATCCAAAGACTAAATTGATGTTATTATGTAATCCTCATAATCCTATTGGTAGAATCTGGGATAAGGAGACTCTAGAAAAAATAGCTATTTTGGCAAAAGAGAATGAGTCATAG
- a CDS encoding DUF308 domain-containing protein: protein MESNKILAIISIIIGLIFIIFPIFSSNLISILIGAAVLIFGIALAYTGIISKEISPAFSTIAAIFGVVMIILGLAFIFGTNAIAFLVGLQFYIVGFMMVIVGVMGLLGGPAIQRTGSIICLVLGIVILLIAMFAANNPVLITIILGIALVAYGVSGYLHADEY from the coding sequence ATGGAATCAAATAAGATTTTAGCAATTATCTCAATAATCATTGGTTTAATATTCATCATATTCCCAATATTCAGTTCCAATTTAATTTCCATTCTAATTGGTGCTGCAGTATTGATATTCGGTATTGCATTGGCTTATACAGGAATCATCTCAAAAGAGATTTCCCCTGCTTTTTCAACCATTGCAGCAATATTTGGAGTGGTAATGATCATCTTAGGATTGGCATTCATCTTTGGAACAAATGCAATTGCCTTCCTGGTAGGATTGCAATTCTATATAGTAGGATTCATGATGGTTATTGTTGGTGTAATGGGGTTGCTTGGCGGTCCGGCCATTCAAAGAACCGGCTCTATAATCTGCTTGGTATTAGGAATAGTCATTTTATTGATTGCAATGTTTGCAGCAAACAATCCTGTATTGATTACCATCATTTTAGGTATTGCATTAGTGGCTTATGGAGTATCCGGATACTTGCATGCTGATGAATACTAA
- a CDS encoding sodium-dependent transporter, translated as MNENSGWGSIATFLFAMIGLTIGIGNIWRFSYVFYTNGGGSFFIPYLIAIAVMGIPFLILEYGLGFKFKKSFSKLLYDIDPRFEIVAWALVLFVFIVAIYYMVILSWDFIYLINSFTFGWGNDPSLFFTTNVGGSSNLSGIGSVILPTFIAIIILWALFWLVSNRDVDKGIGRASKVLMPLLFIIMSFILIYSFTLPGFELGLATLLKPNWLALLDVNIWLAAFAQIIFSLSIGQAMVYTYASYLSKESRLIDDVFMVVVANCLYEIFVAIGIFSILGYMSVTSSIPITELISEGTGLIFIVLPEVFAVMGPIGRIIAPLLMLSILFAGFTSSLALFEPLLSSVCDKLNWSRKKGVTVLVIIACVCSLFFSTGISSYLVEIVDTFVNEFGILILIAIQAIIFTRYLDMDEITAVLNENSTIKVGRKWKFVLKYLLPLMLIIMWIIGIYNLIYNVDGFKIGIYLLITLIVIGLSVFFVKVNPKND; from the coding sequence ATGAATGAAAATTCCGGATGGGGTTCAATAGCAACATTTTTATTTGCAATGATTGGCCTTACAATTGGTATCGGCAATATTTGGCGTTTCAGTTATGTATTCTATACCAATGGAGGAGGATCATTCTTCATCCCCTATTTGATTGCCATCGCAGTTATGGGAATACCGTTCCTGATTTTAGAGTACGGACTTGGATTTAAATTCAAAAAGAGCTTTTCAAAGCTTTTATATGACATCGACCCAAGATTTGAGATTGTCGCATGGGCATTGGTGCTCTTTGTATTCATTGTTGCAATTTACTATATGGTCATTTTAAGTTGGGATTTCATTTATCTGATTAACAGCTTTACATTCGGATGGGGAAATGACCCATCACTCTTTTTCACCACAAATGTCGGAGGATCCTCCAATCTTAGTGGAATCGGTTCTGTAATATTGCCTACCTTCATTGCCATCATAATATTATGGGCCTTGTTCTGGCTTGTTTCAAACAGGGATGTTGATAAAGGAATCGGCAGAGCATCAAAAGTTCTAATGCCACTTCTCTTCATTATAATGTCATTCATCCTCATTTACTCATTTACATTGCCTGGATTTGAATTGGGATTGGCCACTTTATTGAAGCCTAACTGGCTGGCCCTTCTTGATGTGAACATTTGGCTTGCTGCATTTGCCCAAATAATATTTTCATTAAGCATAGGCCAAGCCATGGTATATACCTATGCAAGCTACCTATCCAAAGAATCCAGATTGATTGACGATGTCTTTATGGTCGTTGTTGCAAACTGCCTATATGAAATATTTGTTGCCATAGGAATATTCTCCATATTGGGATACATGTCTGTGACAAGCTCAATTCCTATAACAGAATTGATAAGTGAAGGAACCGGTTTGATTTTCATCGTTCTTCCGGAAGTCTTTGCAGTAATGGGACCTATCGGCAGAATAATAGCTCCATTATTGATGCTGTCCATATTATTTGCAGGATTCACCTCATCACTTGCATTGTTCGAACCGCTATTGTCTTCAGTCTGTGACAAGCTCAATTGGTCCCGTAAAAAAGGAGTTACCGTTCTAGTCATTATTGCATGTGTCTGTTCATTATTCTTCTCAACAGGAATAAGCAGCTATCTGGTTGAGATTGTTGACACTTTTGTCAATGAATTTGGAATTTTGATTCTGATAGCAATACAGGCAATAATATTTACCAGATATTTGGATATGGATGAGATAACTGCCGTTCTAAATGAAAACTCCACCATTAAGGTTGGAAGAAAATGGAAATTTGTTCTTAAATATCTGCTTCCATTGATGCTGATTATAATGTGGATTATAGGAATTTACAACTTAATCTACAATGTTGACGGGTTTAAGATAGGAATTTATCTTTTAATCACATTGATTGTTATTGGATTGTCAGTATTCTTCGTTAAAGTCAATCCAAAAAATGACTGA
- the serS gene encoding serine--tRNA ligase encodes MLDIKLFRENPDLIFDSEEKRFRSTENAEKVIEYDTLWREGERRLNSLRAEKNKLSKSFKKAKQEGNMEEVIAKSKAVADEIKELNAKNAEYLELRDDYRYKVGNIIDEDVPVSDTEDDNVVVRTVGELTEFDFEPLNHVDLIEKIDGADIETAASIAGARFYYLKRDILHLNLALIQFALNELEGEGYIPMQTPFFVKSEVAAETSELGEFEETLYKVENEDLYLIATAEQTLAALHRDEIINPEDLPLRYCALSTCFRKEAGSHGKDTLGIFRVHQFEKIEQFIFSNPEESKNEHKRLLEVTESIYKKLGLPYQIVAIVSSALNDNAAIKYDLEAWFPGSGAFRELVSCTNCGDYQARKTKTRVGRAGSGDAQTLHTLNSTAIATERTICCILENYQQADGSVKVPEVLVPYMGGKTVIEAKE; translated from the coding sequence TTGCTAGACATTAAATTATTCAGAGAAAACCCTGATTTGATATTTGACTCTGAGGAGAAAAGGTTCAGAAGCACAGAAAATGCTGAAAAGGTTATTGAATATGACACCTTATGGAGAGAAGGTGAAAGGAGATTAAACTCATTAAGGGCAGAGAAAAACAAGTTATCCAAATCATTCAAAAAAGCTAAGCAGGAAGGCAATATGGAGGAAGTCATTGCCAAAAGTAAGGCGGTGGCAGATGAAATAAAGGAATTGAATGCCAAAAATGCAGAATACCTTGAGCTTAGGGATGATTACAGATACAAAGTTGGAAACATCATCGATGAGGATGTTCCTGTTTCAGACACTGAAGATGACAATGTGGTTGTAAGGACTGTTGGAGAATTGACTGAATTTGATTTTGAGCCTTTAAACCACGTGGACTTGATTGAAAAGATCGATGGTGCAGACATTGAAACTGCAGCAAGCATTGCAGGTGCAAGATTCTACTACTTGAAAAGAGACATATTGCATCTCAATTTAGCTTTGATTCAATTTGCATTGAACGAGCTTGAAGGAGAAGGGTACATTCCTATGCAAACTCCTTTCTTTGTAAAGAGTGAAGTTGCAGCTGAGACTTCAGAGCTCGGTGAGTTTGAAGAGACCTTATATAAGGTAGAAAATGAGGACTTATACTTGATTGCAACTGCTGAACAGACACTTGCAGCTCTTCACAGGGACGAAATCATCAATCCTGAAGACTTGCCTTTAAGATACTGTGCGCTTTCCACCTGCTTTAGAAAAGAGGCAGGATCCCATGGAAAGGACACTTTAGGAATCTTTAGGGTTCACCAGTTTGAAAAGATTGAACAGTTCATTTTCTCAAATCCTGAAGAGAGCAAGAATGAGCATAAGAGACTCTTGGAAGTCACTGAAAGCATCTATAAGAAATTAGGTCTTCCATATCAGATTGTGGCTATTGTTTCATCTGCATTGAATGACAATGCAGCCATCAAGTATGACCTTGAGGCATGGTTCCCAGGTTCAGGTGCATTCAGGGAATTGGTGTCCTGTACCAATTGTGGCGATTATCAAGCAAGAAAGACCAAGACCAGAGTCGGTAGGGCAGGATCTGGAGACGCTCAAACATTGCACACATTAAACAGTACAGCTATTGCTACTGAAAGAACCATATGTTGCATTTTGGAAAACTATCAGCAAGCGGATGGAAGTGTAAAGGTCCCAGAGGTCTTAGTGCCTTATATGGGAGGAAAAACAGTTATTGAAGCAAAAGAATAA
- the comB gene encoding 2-phosphosulfolactate phosphatase — translation MKVSLSFEKGSSKDLSIMVDALRASSTMIFALDKFKDIYPVYTPEEAMEIAKEKDAALAGERTGRTIEGFELGNSPGEMKAYNGEKDSLVLTTTNGIRVLENMESEIVLIGSFVNAKACAKAACKLAREHIEIVMGGFERTFAIEDFLAAGEIIYWIQKELEEENKLNIDDIAYYEEETGITEYALSAILASRDKEKVEKVSIKSKSGRRLAYLGYEDDVNLCVKINISENVGIYKDGKITLYENQE, via the coding sequence GTGAAGGTAAGTTTAAGTTTTGAAAAAGGTTCATCAAAAGACCTATCCATTATGGTTGATGCGTTAAGGGCAAGCAGCACAATGATTTTTGCTCTGGATAAATTCAAGGATATCTATCCGGTATACACTCCAGAGGAAGCAATGGAAATTGCTAAGGAAAAAGATGCTGCATTGGCAGGGGAGAGGACCGGTAGAACAATTGAAGGGTTTGAACTTGGAAATTCACCTGGTGAAATGAAAGCATATAATGGTGAAAAGGATTCCTTGGTTCTTACAACAACAAATGGAATAAGGGTGTTGGAAAATATGGAATCTGAAATCGTTCTGATTGGATCATTTGTCAATGCAAAGGCCTGTGCAAAGGCAGCATGCAAGCTTGCAAGAGAGCACATTGAAATCGTCATGGGAGGATTTGAAAGAACATTTGCAATAGAGGACTTCTTGGCAGCAGGTGAAATAATTTATTGGATCCAAAAGGAATTGGAAGAGGAAAATAAATTGAATATCGATGACATAGCCTACTATGAAGAGGAAACAGGCATAACAGAATATGCGCTTTCAGCCATATTGGCAAGCAGAGACAAGGAAAAGGTAGAGAAAGTCTCCATAAAATCAAAATCAGGACGTCGTCTTGCATATTTGGGATATGAGGATGATGTCAATCTATGTGTGAAAATCAATATAAGTGAAAATGTTGGAATCTATAAGGATGGAAAAATCACACTATATGAAAATCAGGAATAA
- a CDS encoding TraB/GumN family protein, which produces MIRECLKIIGTAHVSQDSADEVRAAILEDQPDVVAIELDRGRYQRLMNERNGIVEDDSIHITEIIKENKVGVFLVTTILSYMQNKIGEDVDIKPGAEMVSAIEASEEIGCRIALIDRDINVTLQRVLNSMSAWEKLKFLYGIVASVFSSDEEELDIEELKQQANIDQAMEYFKEISPGAYNALVKERDAYLAKGILNIPEDKVIAVVGAGHREGIISFLDNPETIPSYRELNDMNSKGGIPWLKIILALIPISFVVIFFLAWMNGIHIEGDIAQFIVISMIMGFIGSIVSGSKIQSAIIGGLVAPLTIIHPLLAAGWFSGLAEAKFRRVRRQDINNLGKIESFRDLWNNNIIRILLVVVGTNIGVSIATLIILPSQVFIPLFMKLFGG; this is translated from the coding sequence ATGATTAGAGAATGTTTAAAGATTATAGGAACCGCACATGTGTCTCAAGATAGTGCCGATGAAGTAAGGGCAGCCATTTTGGAAGACCAGCCTGATGTGGTGGCCATTGAATTGGATAGAGGACGATACCAAAGATTGATGAATGAGAGAAACGGTATCGTGGAAGATGACTCAATCCATATCACTGAAATCATCAAGGAAAACAAGGTAGGGGTTTTCCTGGTCACAACAATCCTTTCCTATATGCAAAATAAGATCGGTGAGGATGTGGACATCAAGCCGGGTGCCGAAATGGTTTCTGCAATTGAAGCCTCAGAAGAGATCGGCTGCAGAATCGCACTCATTGACAGAGACATCAATGTCACTTTGCAAAGGGTATTGAACAGCATGAGCGCTTGGGAAAAACTGAAGTTCCTGTATGGAATTGTCGCCTCAGTATTCTCCTCAGATGAAGAGGAACTGGACATTGAAGAGTTGAAACAGCAGGCCAATATTGACCAGGCCATGGAATACTTCAAGGAAATCTCACCTGGAGCATACAACGCACTTGTTAAGGAAAGGGACGCTTATCTTGCAAAGGGAATATTGAACATTCCGGAAGATAAGGTAATAGCTGTTGTAGGTGCAGGACACAGGGAAGGAATAATCAGTTTTCTTGACAATCCAGAAACCATACCAAGCTATAGAGAACTGAATGATATGAACAGCAAAGGAGGAATTCCTTGGCTTAAAATCATTTTGGCATTGATTCCAATCTCATTTGTCGTGATATTTTTTCTTGCTTGGATGAATGGAATTCACATAGAAGGGGACATTGCACAGTTCATTGTAATCAGCATGATAATGGGTTTCATAGGTTCAATCGTCTCAGGATCCAAAATCCAATCAGCCATCATCGGAGGACTTGTCGCTCCACTTACCATCATTCACCCATTGCTTGCTGCAGGATGGTTTTCAGGACTTGCAGAAGCCAAATTCAGAAGGGTGAGAAGACAGGACATCAATAATTTAGGCAAGATAGAAAGCTTTAGGGATTTATGGAACAATAATATCATTAGGATTTTGCTTGTGGTTGTTGGAACAAACATTGGAGTGAGCATTGCAACACTCATCATATTGCCATCACAAGTGTTTATTCCATTGTTCATGAAATTATTTGGAGGATAA
- a CDS encoding DUF1922 domain-containing protein: protein MYLIFRCDCGRVLYAKKGVATRKCPCGKTIKVKSRRILQKVETAEDAIYVVQKMQEEIYGESVFSTAEEFKNNKFLNQLDRKMKEL from the coding sequence ATGTATTTAATATTTAGATGCGACTGCGGAAGGGTATTGTATGCAAAAAAAGGAGTCGCTACCAGAAAATGTCCATGCGGAAAGACAATCAAGGTAAAAAGCCGCAGAATCCTTCAAAAAGTGGAAACTGCAGAAGATGCAATATATGTGGTGCAGAAGATGCAAGAGGAAATTTACGGAGAATCCGTATTCAGCACTGCAGAGGAATTCAAGAACAATAAGTTTCTCAATCAATTGGATAGAAAAATGAAGGAATTATAA
- a CDS encoding hemolysin family protein, whose product MDSIIIGIEILVIIILIVLNGLFSLAEIAVVSTRRIRMQKIADDGDKRAAAVLGFMDNISDFLSTVQVGITFTAIITGAIGGTTFSEPLGNFLSPYIPYSYQLSFIFVILVTTYFTILIGEIVPKRMALNDPEGYSLKTAKFMKISSLICKPVVKLLDSSTNLALRIVGSKPKEDLVTEEEVKLLIEEGIEDGTIAEEEEEIIKRVFRLDDQKVDMIMTPRSEIIWLDLEDDLEENKERIIESKRSIFPVADGELDDFIGVVQAKDLLSEIFSGNDVDIKESVKSPLVVPENMLSMDLLQEFKENREYVHMVLVVDEFGSVVGLITLNDLLEGIVGDIPGIDEEDDPKAIERKDNSWLIDGRFSIEDFKDLFEIEKEMPNEVEDGYTTIAGFILSHAGKIPDTGEIFHEGKFTFEIVDMDANHIDKILVTVNEEDANKLDLESDED is encoded by the coding sequence ATGGACTCGATAATTATAGGAATTGAAATTTTAGTAATAATAATTTTAATCGTGCTCAATGGACTTTTCTCCCTTGCAGAAATTGCAGTGGTATCCACAAGAAGAATCAGAATGCAAAAAATCGCAGACGATGGAGATAAAAGAGCGGCCGCTGTTTTAGGCTTTATGGATAATATCAGTGACTTCTTATCTACCGTTCAAGTAGGTATAACCTTTACTGCAATTATCACAGGGGCAATCGGCGGAACTACTTTTTCTGAACCTTTAGGTAATTTCTTAAGCCCATACATACCTTACAGTTACCAATTAAGCTTCATATTCGTTATTCTTGTAACCACATACTTTACAATCTTGATTGGTGAAATCGTACCTAAAAGAATGGCATTGAATGACCCTGAAGGATATTCCTTGAAAACCGCAAAATTCATGAAAATAAGTTCATTGATCTGCAAGCCAGTTGTAAAATTGCTTGACAGTTCCACTAATCTCGCTTTAAGAATTGTTGGCTCCAAACCAAAGGAAGACCTTGTCACTGAAGAGGAAGTCAAGCTTCTTATTGAAGAGGGTATTGAAGACGGAACAATAGCTGAAGAGGAAGAAGAGATCATTAAAAGAGTGTTCCGTTTGGATGACCAAAAAGTGGATATGATAATGACTCCAAGAAGTGAAATCATCTGGCTGGACTTGGAAGATGACTTGGAAGAGAACAAGGAAAGAATCATTGAAAGTAAAAGATCTATCTTCCCTGTAGCCGATGGAGAATTGGATGACTTCATTGGTGTTGTTCAGGCAAAGGACTTGTTAAGTGAAATCTTTTCAGGAAATGATGTTGACATTAAGGAAAGCGTCAAATCCCCATTGGTCGTTCCTGAGAATATGCTTTCAATGGACTTGCTTCAAGAGTTCAAGGAAAACAGAGAATATGTTCATATGGTTCTTGTTGTGGATGAATTCGGAAGTGTTGTGGGACTCATTACCTTAAACGACCTTCTTGAAGGAATCGTAGGGGATATTCCTGGTATCGATGAGGAAGATGATCCTAAAGCGATTGAGAGAAAAGACAATTCATGGTTGATTGATGGAAGGTTCTCCATTGAAGACTTTAAGGACTTATTTGAGATTGAAAAGGAAATGCCTAATGAAGTGGAAGATGGTTATACAACCATTGCAGGATTCATCCTTTCACACGCAGGAAAGATTCCGGACACTGGTGAAATATTCCATGAAGGCAAGTTTACCTTTGAAATAGTTGATATGGATGCAAACCATATCGATAAGATCTTGGTAACAGTCAACGAAGAGGATGCTAATAAGTTAGACTTAGAAAGCGATGAAGACTAG
- a CDS encoding calcium/sodium antiporter, with amino-acid sequence MELIIQIILLIIGFVLLIKGADVFVDGASNVAYNLKIPTIIVGLTIVAFGTSAPEAAVSITSAFAGTNAISLGNVIGSNIFNILAVVGVSALVGTLTVDKILIKRDFPFLVISTIGLLAIAIIFGELSRLCGIIFLIIIIAYVYVLVQEARQDKEAMSEEIEVKLSIPKAFLYIIIGIAGIIIGSDLVVDGASFIASTFGLSDVLIGLTIVAIGTSLPELVTSVTALKKGDNGIVIGNVLGSSIFNILFILGISSAIMPLPIEAEMISDIGLMTVITIIGAAFAYTKNEVDKKEGAVLVALFILYMAFVILRN; translated from the coding sequence ATGGAACTTATCATTCAAATCATTTTACTTATCATAGGATTTGTGCTTTTGATTAAAGGTGCGGACGTATTTGTAGATGGTGCAAGTAATGTAGCCTACAATTTGAAGATTCCTACAATAATCGTTGGATTGACAATAGTCGCATTCGGTACAAGCGCACCTGAAGCTGCAGTTTCCATTACCTCAGCATTCGCTGGAACCAATGCAATTTCATTAGGAAACGTTATTGGTAGTAACATCTTCAATATTTTAGCTGTTGTCGGTGTTTCCGCATTGGTCGGAACATTAACCGTAGATAAGATTCTAATTAAAAGAGATTTCCCATTTTTAGTTATTTCAACAATAGGCCTGCTTGCAATAGCTATCATCTTTGGAGAGCTTAGCAGACTCTGCGGAATAATCTTCCTTATCATTATCATTGCTTATGTTTATGTTCTTGTCCAAGAGGCAAGACAGGACAAGGAAGCCATGTCTGAAGAGATTGAAGTGAAGCTTTCAATACCAAAAGCATTCCTTTACATCATCATTGGTATTGCAGGCATCATAATCGGTTCCGATTTGGTTGTAGATGGTGCAAGCTTCATTGCAAGTACATTCGGATTAAGCGATGTGCTCATTGGTCTTACCATTGTTGCAATAGGAACATCTCTACCTGAGCTTGTTACATCTGTTACTGCTCTTAAAAAAGGAGATAATGGTATTGTAATCGGTAATGTGCTTGGATCAAGCATTTTCAATATCCTATTTATTTTAGGTATCAGCAGTGCAATAATGCCTTTGCCAATTGAAGCGGAAATGATATCTGATATAGGATTGATGACTGTAATTACAATCATTGGTGCAGCATTCGCCTATACTAAAAATGAAGTGGATAAAAAAGAAGGAGCAGTATTGGTTGCCTTATTCATACTCTATATGGCATTTGTTATTTTAAGAAATTAA
- a CDS encoding TIGR00269 family protein, translating into MMSLNKDEFNEKIFSRIDKLIDDYQLIKSGEKIAIALSGGKDSVLTLHALKNYQDNADFDFELVAISVDEGIEGYRQHGIDAAVSNAKLLDVPLIQKSFKDEEGFALDDIYSYFKSACIPCGVFRRNILNKTAYEIGADKIATGHNLDDEIQSFLMSFSRGDTVKFSKFGPELDQIHEKLVPRIKPLWNTPEKEVGMWAILNGIEIHLDECPYSNLSLRAKIKEFLNNTESTHPGTKQNVLNSFIKTLDVENVRTVLNECERCGEPTSAKICKACEIKDIVNENKK; encoded by the coding sequence ATCATGAGTTTGAATAAAGATGAATTCAATGAAAAGATTTTCAGCAGAATAGACAAGTTGATTGATGATTATCAATTGATCAAATCTGGTGAAAAGATAGCTATTGCCTTATCTGGAGGTAAGGATAGCGTATTGACTCTTCATGCACTTAAGAATTATCAAGACAATGCTGATTTTGACTTTGAGCTTGTAGCCATCTCAGTTGATGAAGGGATAGAAGGATACCGTCAGCATGGAATCGATGCTGCAGTAAGCAATGCAAAGCTTTTGGATGTTCCATTAATTCAAAAATCCTTTAAGGATGAGGAAGGATTTGCATTGGATGACATTTATTCCTATTTCAAAAGCGCATGCATTCCTTGTGGTGTCTTCAGACGTAATATTCTAAATAAGACTGCTTATGAAATAGGTGCAGATAAGATAGCTACTGGACATAATCTTGATGATGAGATCCAATCATTTTTGATGAGCTTTTCAAGAGGGGATACTGTAAAGTTCTCTAAATTCGGTCCGGAGCTTGATCAGATTCATGAAAAGCTGGTTCCAAGAATCAAGCCATTATGGAACACACCAGAAAAAGAGGTTGGCATGTGGGCAATTCTAAATGGAATAGAGATTCATTTGGATGAATGTCCTTATTCAAACCTTTCTCTAAGGGCTAAGATTAAAGAGTTTTTAAACAATACAGAGTCCACGCATCCTGGAACAAAACAGAATGTATTGAATTCATTTATCAAAACACTTGATGTTGAGAATGTCAGAACAGTTCTAAATGAATGTGAAAGATGTGGAGAGCCAACATCAGCTAAGATTTGTAAAGCTTGTGAAATAAAGGATATTGTTAATGAAAATAAAAAATAA